One window of Schistocerca cancellata isolate TAMUIC-IGC-003103 chromosome 9, iqSchCanc2.1, whole genome shotgun sequence genomic DNA carries:
- the LOC126100378 gene encoding POU domain protein CF1A, with amino-acid sequence MATTTYLPASTGLAQDIDGGGASSGAMNIAGGYHSSSPRSGDSGGGGGGGGGAAEVKYLPPHQQHHHQQQQQQQQHHAVASSPSPTLSHNPWASLGPAPGPGPGPGQDPWGGMVAHHHHHHHHHQPDIKPPPTQQQQQQQQQQMSWHAPVVSAAAAQYLAQSGGGAGGGGGGGGGGGGGSGSPLQHHYHAAMNGMLHPQQLHSLREMQNHSPVAVGLHHHVMGHHGGHHLHHPAAAHHVTHHATHHAPHHLHHSVGGGHHGDPRAGSGPGGGGPGDPGPGGGGGPGDEDTPTSDDLEAFAKQFKQRRIKLGFTQADVGLALGTLYGNVFSQTTICRFEALQLSFKNMCKLKPLLQKWLEEADSTTGSPTSIDKIAAQGRKRKKRTSIEVSVKGALEQHFHKQPKPSAQEITALADSLQLEKEVVRVWFCNRRQKEKRMTPPNTLGEGGMLEAGGPGGGGPGGLPPPPHGHYGGPGGPPPGQPADLSPMGPQQHGHSHSPPMLSPQAMPTHQSLAAH; translated from the coding sequence ACCACGACCTACCTGCCCGCTAGCACGGGGCTCGCGCAGGACATCGACGGCGGCGGAGCGTCATCGGGGGCTATGAACATCGCCGGAGGGTACCATAGCTCGTCCCCGCGCTCCGGCGacagcggaggcggcgggggcggcggaggcggcgccgccGAGGTCAAGTACCTGCCACCGcaccagcagcaccaccaccagcagcagcagcaacagcagcagcatcacGCCGTAGCCAGCTCGCCGTCGCCCACGCTGTCGCACAATCCTTGGGCGAGCCTGGGTCCCGCGCCCGGACCGGGCCCCGGCCCCGGGCAGGACCCGTGGGGCGGCATGGTGgcgcaccaccatcaccaccaccaccaccatcagccgGATATCAAGCCGCCGCCcacgcagcagcagcaacagcagcagcagcagcagatgtcgTGGCACGCGCCCGTCGTGTCCGCAGCCGCGGCGCAGTACTTGGCCCAGagcgggggcggcgcgggcggcggaggcggtggcggtggaggcggcggcggcggctccggGTCACCGCTGCAACACCACTACCACGCCGCCATGAACGGCATGCTGCACCCGCAACAACTCCACTCGCTACGCGAAATGCAGAACCACAGCCCGGTGGCGGTTGGGCTGCACCACCACGTAATGGGCCACCACGGCGGCCACCACCTGCACCACCCGGCGGCGGCGCACCACGTCACGCACCACGCGACGCACCACGCGCCGCACCACCTGCACCACTCGGTGGGCGGCGGCCACCACGGGGACCCGCGCGCCGGCAGCGGGCCCGGGGGCGGCGGGCCGGGTGACCCGGgccccggcggcggcggcgggcccgGCGACGAGGACACGCCCACCTCCGACGACCTGGAGGCGTTCGCCAAGCAGTTCAAGCAGCGCCGCATCAAGCTGGGCTTCACGCAGGCCGACGTGGGCCTCGCGCTCGGCACGCTCTACGGCAACGTCTTCTCGCAGACCACCATCTGCCGCTTCGAGGCGCTGCAGCTCAGCTTCAAGAACATGTGCAAGCTCAAGCCGTTGCTGCAGAAGTGGCTCGAGGAGGCCGACTCGACGACCGGCTCGCCCACGTCTATCGACAAGATCGCGGCGCAGGGCCGCAAGCGCAAGAAGCGTACGTCCATCGAGGTGTCGGTGAAGGGCGCTCTCGAGCAGCATTTCCACAAGCAGCCCAAGCCGTCGGCGCAGGAGATCACGGCGCTCGCGGACTCGCTGCAACTCGAGAAGGAGGTGGTGCGCGTGTGGTTCTGCAACCGGCGCCAGAAGGAGAAGCGCATGACGCCGCCCAACACGCTGGGAGAGGGCGGCATGCTGGAGGCGGGCGGCCCCGGGGGCGGAGGGCCGGGCGGGCTGCCGCCGCccccgcacggccactacggaggACCCGGCGGGCCACCCCCGGGCCAGCCGGCCGACCTGTCGCCCATGGGCCCGCAGCAGCACGGCCACTCGCACAGCCCGCCCATGCTGTCGCCGCAGGCCATGCCGACGCACCAGAGCCTCGCGGCCCACTAG